The sequence below is a genomic window from Coffea arabica cultivar ET-39 chromosome 8e, Coffea Arabica ET-39 HiFi, whole genome shotgun sequence.
TTTGCATGGTACTTGATCAAAGTTTTGCTATTTTCTTAGAGAAGGGAATTCTGCACCAGATTTAATGGCAAGTTGGTCATATGGGTGTTGTAGTGCTGTAGTGATTTAACCTCTATCTAACGGAAGAAATCAAATTTTACCAGTCAAAAGACAAGGCTCATATCGAGTATTTTATTTCTTACTTGATTTTATTAGTTATGTAAATTGAAAGTTTGTGATgttaaaagaaataaagcatttgaaattagaaaatCATGCAAGTTACATTTAATTCGTTTTACACCTTCTTAGTTTTTTGTTCTTCAGCTTTTCAAATAATAAGTTTGATCTCTCACATATTTAAaatgtaccattttcatttcgaAACTTATTTTCTGTCGCATTTTCACTTGAAACAGCGAAAAGAAACGTGCCAGCATATTTTGATTATATGCGTAAAATAACAATATAGTCAAAAAATTACTGTTAATGCAATTTAAAGATTAAATTATTATAGTGAAAAGCACTCAAAAACTCTAAAATAATTTACAAtgctccaaaatttcaccaaaaatgTGTTAATAGCAAACAAAGAAATCTAGTTTGGGACAATTCCTGCCCATGTTAATAGCAAACAAAGCAATCTGGTTTGGAACAGCTTGTTCCATGTTAAGAATACATTCCTCTACCATTCACAGTGCAGCTAACAAATCCTGCGATGTGGTTAAAGAGCTGGCCAATCATGACACCGGGAGAGCTAGTTTGGGACAGTCCCTGATAATGTACTTCTGCAGAGGTGGCAATCTGGCTCCAATGCTGACCAGCTTTGGTAAACCCCAAAGATGAACCGTATGTAAGCTTTGCAGTATGAAATTTTCAGATGTCATGCCAACAAATATAGCTTCCAAGTTGTCACAGAATCTGACCTTGAGGACCTCCAGGTTTTCTGGCATATAACTAACATGTAAAAGCACAGAACAATCTCCAATTTTCAAAGATCTCAACAAGGGTGATTCAATCCCAATTCTTGTCAGCTTTGGTAATCCCCACAGGTGAACTTCAGCTAGATGAGGCAATTTGCAGTTGTCTGGTGTCAATCCTTCAAGCAAATTGCCCAACTCACTACAATTTCTGACTTTAAGGACCTCAAGTTTTTCTGGTACATGAAGTGAAGATAGCATGTGTCCAAGCATCGGACACTCGCCTACTTCTAAACTTTGTAGAGACGGCATTATGCACCCAATGCTTTTCAGTTTTGGTAGTTCCCACAAACGCAATGTTCGTAAGTTTGGCAATTTATGCTCTTCTACATCATCTCCAAACAAAGCCACCAAATTCTCACAAAATCTGACATGAAGAATTTCAAGCATCTGCAGCAGGTGGGATGAAAAGAAAACACTCGACAGCTTTGGGCAACAATCTAGATACAAGCACTTCAGATTCTGAAAGCTCCCCAACCGCAGGTTTTCACTGTACATGCTCCTTAAACTCGATGCATTTGAAATCCATAAAATCTCAAGTTCTATCCCCCGTTCGCTACTGTCTACTAAGTCATTCGTCTCTATAACGAACTCCATATTTTCACATCCCTCAATCCAACAACCTTTCAACGTCTTGATGTTGCCAGCACCTAAAtcagaaaatgatttgaaaaacaaACTATCAAACAAGAATATATACTCAGCATTATGAAGTACAGCCTCAATGCCCTCGGAAAAAGCACTCAGATGATGAATCTCCACTAACTGCCCTTGAGATTTAGAGCAATGCCTAGTTAATAGATAGACATCTCTAAAAACCAATTCATCCTTGTGGAAGAGCATGTCCCCTGCACCATTTGCCACTTCAGAAGGATGAACAAAGAGATGGAAATGATTTGAGGTTGAGTCCAATACAGAAGGATTGCTGtccagaaattcaagaaatagTGAACCGTTATAAGAAAGTAAAGATCTGCTAGTGTTTGGTACCGTTCGATCCACAATGGAGAAGGACCAAAGTGATGCACTAGGCTTTTGCGTCCAGCTAGTTACCTCATTAGTGTCAGCTGCTTGGATGTCTTCCTTCATACTGGGTAAAGCAAGATGTTGCAGCTGTGTCAATCTTGGGATTCCACAAGGGAGATTTTCAACTCCAGACATGCCAAGCAGCTTGTGGTttttaaagttttccaattttgaacagTCTCTGAGCAACAGTTTATGCAGGTTACTCAAACTTCCTACAAACGGCAGTTGCCTCAGTGCTGTTTGAGAAAGATCAAGAGTCTTAAGGTTGTGAAGTACTTCCAAGAGAGGGAGAACCTCTAATTGTCCACAGCCCCTCAAAAACAGATGCTTAAGGCTTTTGAGATTCGTTAAGGCCGGTAGCTCTTTAAGCAAGGTCTCGGAGAGGTTTAGAACCTGAAGTTTGCTCATGTGCTCTATGAAATCAGCTCCGGTAAATGATTTAACACCACTCAAATTTAGCTCCTCAAGATTTGAGAGGGAGTTGAGTTCTGGTAAGTGTACAATCTTTGTTTGAGAGAGGACAAGCCGACGAAGGCGAGGTAGATGCTCAAAAGATTTATCTTCTATCATTGTCATTGCCTTACAGTCAGATAGATCAAGCTCTTCCAGTTTGCTTGAAGCCAACCTTGGCAACTTCTCCAGATTCAGACAACATGAAAGTAACAGCTGACGGAGGTTGTGGAGAGTAGAAAGGGATGGTAGATCTTTGACTTTTGTTCCTGACAGGTTGAGAACTCGGAGATTTTCTAAACATTCAAAGaactttccttcaatttttacAAGATTACTGGCACCTGAAAAATCAAGTATCTCTAGTTCTTCGGAAGATTCAACACAATTCATGTATTTTATCTCAGAGCAATTTTTCAAATAGAACTCACGAGGTTTACCGATGTTAAAAGGTAATG
It includes:
- the LOC113703927 gene encoding putative disease resistance protein At4g19050 isoform X1 produces the protein MDQNSVELQAERILELLKEKHVSTIVLSGKSGSGKTWMARKVGLLAVKKKVIDITLWISLSIRHDETSLYEHIAHQLSLLSTSVELENYDIQEVENNVGKEETLESLKEKVRARLSTDNVLQGVLVILDDEGNKMREGDGGLEQVLHYIQQNSQNHSTTAADGDGQQKLKVLITSRNEDGRHQTQGGKEVVEMMPLTPEMSILLLKQGAMAKLFEIPCVESVVAKFINRKTDLAPGEVSLLAKLLSYHQQVSELQGLEHTLEEAWYGDNYNCTQLLLSGYEKVSDGILVDFSWQGSHFFRDNVSVHYSELISYWILEGYLGPVNSLEEAYKEGHRILMHLMDCQMLKEVNDDFVHMVRVTGDVSYRHRRGYGGTANLGLANVLVKSNDWQGIGKLTKVDGMIRTLGSYKRVQQSLTLLLDGNCLSRENPNNLLLSNRELQILGLFSLEIVSLPHSFNNFKKLNVLVLRDCDFLEKIDDIRELMTLTVLEVSGSGLVKSMPKNFFQHLKKLRSLHFSDFQIEVMPDSFYHLTELSWLILKRFSHLTKLQSLKECQNLMVIDLSGAASLPTFPEKNLKSLPKLQTLNLSNSKIKSLPIFHETGELTHLSVSGCSNMDRVPSIRSLTNLQVLDLSWSTIVEFQDKSFQNNTSLKILDLSGTAIPSLPFNIGKPREFYLKNCSEIKYMNCVESSEELEILDFSGASNLVKIEGKFFECLENLRVLNLSGTKVKDLPSLSTLHNLRQLLLSCCLNLEKLPRLASSKLEELDLSDCKAMTMIEDKSFEHLPRLRRLVLSQTKIVHLPELNSLSNLEELNLSGVKSFTGADFIEHMSKLQVLNLSETLLKELPALTNLKSLKHLFLRGCGQLEVLPLLEVLHNLKTLDLSQTALRQLPFVGSLSNLHKLLLRDCSKLENFKNHKLLGMSGVENLPCGIPRLTQLQHLALPSMKEDIQAADTNEVTSWTQKPSASLWSFSIVDRTVPNTSRSLLSYNGSLFLEFLDSNPSVLDSTSNHFHLFVHPSEVANGAGDMLFHKDELVFRDVYLLTRHCSKSQGQLVEIHHLSAFSEGIEAVLHNAEYIFLFDSLFFKSFSDLGAGNIKTLKGCWIEGCENMEFVIETNDLVDSSERGIELEILWISNASSLRSMYSENLRLGSFQNLKCLYLDCCPKLSSVFFSSHLLQMLEILHVRFCENLVALFGDDVEEHKLPNLRTLRLWELPKLKSIGCIMPSLQSLEVGECPMLGHMLSSLHVPEKLEVLKVRNCSELGNLLEGLTPDNCKLPHLAEVHLWGLPKLTRIGIESPLLRSLKIGDCSVLLHVSYMPENLEVLKVRFCDNLEAIFVGMTSENFILQSLHTVHLWGLPKLVSIGARLPPLQKYIIRDCPKLALPVS
- the LOC113703927 gene encoding putative disease resistance protein At4g19050 isoform X2, which encodes MKMEGTKPREGLEHTLEEAWYGDNYNCTQLLLSGYEKVSDGILVDFSWQGSHFFRDNVSVHYSELISYWILEGYLGPVNSLEEAYKEGHRILMHLMDCQMLKEVNDDFVHMVRVTGDVSYRHRRGYGGTANLGLANVLVKSNDWQGIGKLTKVDGMIRTLGSYKRVQQSLTLLLDGNCLSRENPNNLLLSNRELQILGLFSLEIVSLPHSFNNFKKLNVLVLRDCDFLEKIDDIRELMTLTVLEVSGSGLVKSMPKNFFQHLKKLRSLHFSDFQIEVMPDSFYHLTELSWLILKRFSHLTKLQSLKECQNLMVIDLSGAASLPTFPEKNLKSLPKLQTLNLSNSKIKSLPIFHETGELTHLSVSGCSNMDRVPSIRSLTNLQVLDLSWSTIVEFQDKSFQNNTSLKILDLSGTAIPSLPFNIGKPREFYLKNCSEIKYMNCVESSEELEILDFSGASNLVKIEGKFFECLENLRVLNLSGTKVKDLPSLSTLHNLRQLLLSCCLNLEKLPRLASSKLEELDLSDCKAMTMIEDKSFEHLPRLRRLVLSQTKIVHLPELNSLSNLEELNLSGVKSFTGADFIEHMSKLQVLNLSETLLKELPALTNLKSLKHLFLRGCGQLEVLPLLEVLHNLKTLDLSQTALRQLPFVGSLSNLHKLLLRDCSKLENFKNHKLLGMSGVENLPCGIPRLTQLQHLALPSMKEDIQAADTNEVTSWTQKPSASLWSFSIVDRTVPNTSRSLLSYNGSLFLEFLDSNPSVLDSTSNHFHLFVHPSEVANGAGDMLFHKDELVFRDVYLLTRHCSKSQGQLVEIHHLSAFSEGIEAVLHNAEYIFLFDSLFFKSFSDLGAGNIKTLKGCWIEGCENMEFVIETNDLVDSSERGIELEILWISNASSLRSMYSENLRLGSFQNLKCLYLDCCPKLSSVFFSSHLLQMLEILHVRFCENLVALFGDDVEEHKLPNLRTLRLWELPKLKSIGCIMPSLQSLEVGECPMLGHMLSSLHVPEKLEVLKVRNCSELGNLLEGLTPDNCKLPHLAEVHLWGLPKLTRIGIESPLLRSLKIGDCSVLLHVSYMPENLEVLKVRFCDNLEAIFVGMTSENFILQSLHTVHLWGLPKLVSIGARLPPLQKYIIRDCPKLALPVS